The sequence ACGATTTCGTCGCTGGAGCGCCAACTCGCGGAGCGACTCGAATCGCTGTGCGTCCGGCCGCTGTACGTCGAGTTCAAGAGCTTCGTGGAGCATCACGACCCCGAACTGGCGGCGACGAGTCCCGACGAGGTGGCCGACCCGCCGACCGACTACTACGAGCGGTTCGTCGCGGCGATGTTCGACGGCGGGTTCCGGAGCCTCTGTCTGGAGTACCCCGTCCTCGCGCGCCAGTTGGTGTCGCTCGTCGGCGACTGGCGGGAGGCGGTCGAAGAACTCTGCCGACGCGTGGCGGCCGACAGCGACGCTCTGCGCGACGAGTTCGACGTTCGAGGCGACGTGACCGACCTCGACGCGCTCGCCGCGGACGCCCACGCTGGCGGCCGGGTCCCGGTTCGGGTCGCCTTCGAGGAGGGCGCGGTCGTCTACAAGCCCCGGCCGGTCGGCGGCGAGGTCGCGTTCTACGAGATTCTCGGCCGTCTGGACGACCACCTCTCGACGCCCGACTTCGACTCGCCGACGCTCCTCGAACGCGAGGGGTACGGCTGGATGGAACTGCGCGAGTACCGCGACCTCTCCGACCAGTCGGCCGCCGACGAGTACTACGAGCGCGCCGGGGCCGTCCTCGGTCTGGCGTACCTCCTCAACTTCACCGACTGTCACTACGAGAACGTCGTCGCCGAGGGCGACGCGCCGACGATACTCGACGGCGAGACGGTCTTTCACCCCCACGTCGAGTCCGAGGCCAAGCCCTTCGAGACCGAGGCCAGCGCCGTGGTGGACCGGTCGGTCCTGCTGTCGGTGCTGTTGCCGTTCTCGGTCGGGGACCCGCGGGCCGACCGCGGCGGCCGGTTCGCCGACAAGGTGGCCGGACTCGGGAGCGACGGCGACGAGACGCCGCTCCCCGGCAAGTCCGAACCGACCATCGAGGCGGTCGGGACGGACGTGATGAGCGTCGAGATGGAACCGGTGACGGTGGACCCGAGCGAGAACACGCCCTCCATCGACGGGACCGACCTGCCGCCCGAGGAGTCCGTCGATGCCCTCGTCGCCGGGTTCGAGGAGACCTACGAGACGGTCCGGGACCTCCACGACGAGGGGCGGTTCCTCGCAGACATCGCCACGCCCGAACTGGTCGCGGGCGTCGAGACGCGACTCCTCTATCGCTCGACCGGTCGGTACGCCGAACTCCTCCGGTCGACGGCGGCCCGGAACCCGCTCCGGGACGGCGCGCGCCTGACCGTCGAGTTCGAGGAGTTGGCGGTGCCGTTCTTCGACGGAACCGTCGAGTCCGACCGGCTCTGGGAGCTGTACGACGCCGAGCGGCGCTCGCTCCGGAAACTGGACGTGCCGCGGTTCGCGTCGCGGGCCGACGAGTCGAGCCTGTTCCACCGCGGCGAACGACTCGACGCGACGGTGGACCGCACCGGCTACGAGTTCGTCCGCCAGCGACTCGACGCGATGGACGATTTCGACCAGCGGCGACAGTCGTGGCTGATTCGGGAGGCGGTCGGCGAGGTCACGACCGCCGAGGGGCCGCCGCCGTCCGGCGACGAAGCCACCGGAAGGGACGGGAACGGGGACAGAAACGGGAACGGGTCTCGCCGGGACGACCGCTTCCGGCGGGAAGCCATCGACCTCTTCGAGGAGGCCGCCGACGCGCGGGTCGAGGCGACCGACGAGCCGAGTTGGGTCTCGATAGTCCCGGAGTCGGGAATCAACCTCTACCCGGCCGACGACTCGCTGTTCTGGGGTCGAGGCGGCGTCGCGCTGACCGCGGCCGCGCTGGCCGACGAGACCGGCCGGGACCGCTACCGGCGACTCGCCGACGAGACGCTGGCCCCCGTGGTCGAGCGAATCTTCGAAGGGAGCGTCGAGTTCGACCACGGCGGGATGCAGGGCATCGGCTCGGTCGTCTACGTCCTCTCGGTGGTGGCGGAACTCCTCGGCGACGACCGCTACCGGGAGGCCGCGCTCGCCGCGGCCGAGACCGTCACGTCCGAGCGCGTCGCCGAGGCCGACACCTTCGACGTGGTTGACGGCGTGGCGGGGACGCTACTGGGCCTGCTGGCGTACTACGAGCGGTACGGAGATGAAGACCGTAGCGGAGACGGTGGCGACGAGGAGGGCGGCGACGATGGCGACGCCAGCCCCGATATCCTGCGGCGCGCGGCCGACTGCGGCGACCGACTGCTGGACGCTCGAACCGAGGTGGACGGCTACCGCGTCTGGGAGACGACCAGCGACGACGTGCCCTACACCGGGTTCGCCCACGGCTCCAGCGGCATCGCCTACGCGCTCGCCCGCCTCGCCGCGGCGACCGACGAGGATGCCGACCGAAATGGCAACGCCGACCGAAATGGCAACACCGACCGAGACGGCAACACTGACCGAGACGGCAACGCCGACCGATACGCCGACGCGGTTCGAGAGGCGCTGGCCTTCGAGTCGTCGCTCTACGACCCGTCACGGACCAACTGGCGACAGGCCGCGACCCGCGAGACCTACCAAGACCGCTGGTGTCACGGCCGCACGGGGATGGCGCTCGCCCGAATCGGTATCGGCGAACTCCTCGGCGACGACGCGCTGGTCGCGGACGCCCGCGAGGCGCTGGCCGCGACCGCGGCCGACGACGGGGCGTCGCTCGACAATCTCTGCTGCGGGAACTTCGGCCGGGTCGAAGCCCTGCTGGTCGGGGCGCGCCGCGCCGGGTGCGACGACGCGCTCGCGGGTGACCTCGCCGGGCGGTGTCTCGCTAGACGCGAGCGCGACGGTCTCCTCTCACTGCCCGCCCACGACTCGGCGTTCGTGAACCCGACGTTCTTCGACGGAGTTTCCGGGCCGTCGT is a genomic window of Halorussus salinus containing:
- a CDS encoding type 2 lanthipeptide synthetase LanM family protein, which encodes MSSVFTDEDRREIAGRARTLAERLDGPANVAEESPPIDPERVLDEWRATFPDEESFRARLAHEDLTEETVREHIAATRWPADEPLPDWIDRLSRLVGRVESSTEADRDAAATPDETPFEELLAAVVSVAREGVAVDSVPVETISSLERQLAERLESLCVRPLYVEFKSFVEHHDPELAATSPDEVADPPTDYYERFVAAMFDGGFRSLCLEYPVLARQLVSLVGDWREAVEELCRRVAADSDALRDEFDVRGDVTDLDALAADAHAGGRVPVRVAFEEGAVVYKPRPVGGEVAFYEILGRLDDHLSTPDFDSPTLLEREGYGWMELREYRDLSDQSAADEYYERAGAVLGLAYLLNFTDCHYENVVAEGDAPTILDGETVFHPHVESEAKPFETEASAVVDRSVLLSVLLPFSVGDPRADRGGRFADKVAGLGSDGDETPLPGKSEPTIEAVGTDVMSVEMEPVTVDPSENTPSIDGTDLPPEESVDALVAGFEETYETVRDLHDEGRFLADIATPELVAGVETRLLYRSTGRYAELLRSTAARNPLRDGARLTVEFEELAVPFFDGTVESDRLWELYDAERRSLRKLDVPRFASRADESSLFHRGERLDATVDRTGYEFVRQRLDAMDDFDQRRQSWLIREAVGEVTTAEGPPPSGDEATGRDGNGDRNGNGSRRDDRFRREAIDLFEEAADARVEATDEPSWVSIVPESGINLYPADDSLFWGRGGVALTAAALADETGRDRYRRLADETLAPVVERIFEGSVEFDHGGMQGIGSVVYVLSVVAELLGDDRYREAALAAAETVTSERVAEADTFDVVDGVAGTLLGLLAYYERYGDEDRSGDGGDEEGGDDGDASPDILRRAADCGDRLLDARTEVDGYRVWETTSDDVPYTGFAHGSSGIAYALARLAAATDEDADRNGNADRNGNTDRDGNTDRDGNADRYADAVREALAFESSLYDPSRTNWRQAATRETYQDRWCHGRTGMALARIGIGELLGDDALVADAREALAATAADDGASLDNLCCGNFGRVEALLVGARRAGCDDALAGDLAGRCLARRERDGLLSLPAHDSAFVNPTFFDGVSGPSYTLLRLRNPETLPSVLLLE